In Clostridium sp. DL-VIII, the following proteins share a genomic window:
- a CDS encoding ABC transporter substrate-binding protein, translating into MKKRLLALFTMIMMMTAMLIGCGSNSSSSGSSNSGDTAKTSDGGLQKVTLQLKWLPQSQFMGYYVAAAKGYYKDEGIDLQILPGGSDIIPEQNVYNGVADIGVSWVSSLMTYQAQGYNLQEVAQTFQKSGMLLVSKKEKGITSPKDLAGKKVANWFGGNEYELLALLAKYNLDKEKDLKLVQQDFTMDQLKEGSVDAASAMTYNELGLVLEGGTSKDDLNIIDMNDEGVAMMEDCLFVNSDWASKNKDLLVKFLKASIKGWQDAVKDPEAAGKTVYDVDKSVSLDHQVYMAKEVAKLVAPEGFDTSKIGQIDMNAIKQTGDFLKKYNKDLAKDPVVDDTTFTSKYLDEAEK; encoded by the coding sequence ATGAAAAAAAGATTATTAGCTTTATTTACAATGATAATGATGATGACTGCAATGCTTATAGGATGTGGATCTAATTCATCCTCATCAGGCTCGTCAAATTCAGGTGACACGGCAAAGACAAGTGATGGAGGACTTCAAAAAGTAACACTTCAATTAAAATGGCTTCCACAATCACAATTTATGGGATACTATGTGGCAGCAGCAAAAGGTTACTATAAAGATGAAGGAATTGATCTTCAAATTCTTCCAGGTGGAAGTGACATTATTCCAGAACAAAACGTATATAACGGCGTAGCAGATATTGGAGTTAGCTGGGTATCAAGTTTAATGACATATCAAGCTCAAGGCTATAATTTACAAGAGGTTGCTCAAACCTTTCAAAAGTCAGGTATGTTACTAGTATCTAAGAAAGAAAAGGGAATTACTTCACCAAAAGATTTAGCAGGTAAAAAAGTTGCAAACTGGTTTGGTGGAAACGAATATGAACTTCTTGCACTACTTGCAAAATATAATCTAGACAAAGAGAAAGATTTAAAGCTTGTACAACAAGACTTTACAATGGATCAGCTAAAAGAAGGTTCTGTAGATGCAGCTTCAGCAATGACATATAACGAACTAGGGTTAGTACTTGAAGGTGGAACAAGCAAAGACGACTTAAACATAATAGACATGAATGATGAAGGCGTTGCAATGATGGAAGACTGTCTATTTGTAAATTCTGATTGGGCATCTAAAAACAAAGATTTATTAGTTAAGTTCTTAAAAGCTTCAATCAAAGGCTGGCAGGATGCAGTTAAAGATCCAGAAGCAGCAGGAAAGACAGTTTACGATGTTGATAAATCAGTATCTTTAGATCACCAAGTATACATGGCAAAAGAAGTTGCAAAACTTGTAGCTCCAGAAGGTTTTGATACTTCAAAGATCGGACAAATCGATATGAATGCTATTAAACAAACAGGGGATTTCTTAAAGAAATACAATAAAGATTTAGCTAAAGATCCAGTAGTTGATGATACTACATTTACATCAAAATATTTGGATGAAGCTGAAAAATAG
- a CDS encoding aminotransferase class III-fold pyridoxal phosphate-dependent enzyme — MNSEEIKSTLKKYNLQSWSKQRNINPIPIEKAEGIYFWDYDGNRYSDMSSQLVNMNLGFGNKAIGDAIKEQVDKFCFIGPSYGAESRAKLAKKVVELMPDNMGKVFFTNAGAESNENAIKIARMFTGKTKVFSRYRSYHGSSFGSGNLTGEPRRYALEPGIPGFIKFFDPYIYREPIEFESEEAATKYYLAKLREQIIYEGPNSVAAIVLETITGSNGVIIPPKGYLPGIRALCDEFNILMICDEVMTGWGRTGKMFAFENFDVKPDIVTFAKGVTCGYVQLGGVVVTKEIAEYFDDNLLSCGLTYSGHPLACAAGVATVNYYEEANILENVNTVGKVLGEKLEAMKASHPSVGDVRYIGLFSAVELVKDKTTKEPLVPYGKDPEGIMGKIIGLLKEREFMTYSHENMILISPPLIITKEQLEEELAKFDEVLSIVDKEYI, encoded by the coding sequence ATGAATAGTGAAGAAATTAAAAGTACATTAAAAAAATATAATTTGCAATCTTGGAGTAAGCAAAGAAATATAAATCCAATTCCAATAGAAAAAGCTGAGGGAATTTACTTCTGGGATTATGATGGAAATCGTTATTCAGATATGTCATCACAACTTGTAAATATGAATCTAGGCTTCGGAAATAAAGCCATAGGAGATGCAATTAAAGAACAGGTTGATAAATTTTGCTTTATAGGCCCATCTTATGGAGCTGAATCTAGAGCAAAGCTTGCAAAAAAAGTAGTTGAACTAATGCCTGACAACATGGGAAAGGTATTTTTCACAAATGCTGGTGCAGAATCAAATGAAAATGCTATAAAAATTGCAAGAATGTTCACTGGAAAGACAAAAGTTTTCAGCCGTTACCGCAGCTATCATGGATCTTCTTTTGGATCAGGAAACCTAACAGGAGAACCTAGAAGATATGCATTAGAACCAGGAATTCCAGGATTTATAAAATTCTTTGATCCATATATTTATAGAGAACCAATTGAATTTGAATCTGAAGAAGCAGCTACAAAATATTATTTAGCAAAGCTTAGAGAACAAATTATTTATGAAGGACCAAATAGTGTGGCAGCTATAGTACTTGAAACTATTACAGGATCAAATGGTGTAATTATTCCACCAAAAGGATATCTTCCAGGAATCAGAGCATTATGTGATGAATTTAATATACTTATGATCTGCGATGAAGTTATGACAGGCTGGGGAAGAACTGGTAAGATGTTTGCTTTTGAAAATTTTGATGTAAAACCAGATATAGTTACTTTTGCAAAAGGTGTTACCTGCGGATATGTTCAGCTTGGTGGTGTTGTTGTAACTAAAGAAATTGCAGAATATTTCGACGATAATCTGTTATCTTGTGGTCTAACATATAGTGGACATCCTCTAGCTTGTGCAGCAGGAGTTGCTACAGTAAATTATTATGAAGAAGCAAATATATTAGAAAATGTTAATACAGTAGGTAAAGTGCTTGGTGAAAAATTAGAAGCTATGAAAGCCTCTCATCCAAGTGTTGGAGATGTAAGATATATAGGATTATTTTCAGCAGTTGAACTTGTAAAAGATAAAACAACTAAGGAACCATTAGTACCATATGGCAAAGATCCGGAAGGAATAATGGGAAAAATAATTGGTCTTTTAAAAGAAAGAGAATTTATGACTTACTCTCATGAGAATATGATATTAATTTCTCCTCCGTTAATAATTACTAAAGAACAATTAGAAGAAGAACTTGCAAAATTCGATGAGGTGTTAAGCATCGTAGATAAAGAATATATTTAG
- a CDS encoding methyl-accepting chemotaxis protein: protein MNINSLNLAELIIILVLMGLLIIKNWRSKKLKSEYDMAVQKIVSGNFSFDLTNEKEINNKFIKITKKLLFWVYSTLKSSTEISEQVKHVNKSCRESIKTSEEIKSKFAEFDEKSKSTLRHLEELNKLSIETYNSQEKIYNLSNNARETANNTENNIKSGSNTVEIAVNILEDMNVHIENLTNHMGSLSSITNRVDDMAQLINKLSSNINLLSLNAAIEAARAGEAGKGFAVVASEIGKLADESSEYAKNIKSNISEINTRTNEVVDAMSILSQKRTEAHESTNSIKNYFNDINSEIMEITTSIHTVSGKIKEGLDFNREIKTTSEDVSNFFEEFMAELDLINEDIKYQNKLENDNAESCNNMLKSIENMLKFTQEFENIIADKLVSKCRMISEKLVKGDLNKNNISKYCEENGISEVYITDDDGVTIMTNNAPAMGFRFTEDETSQSHVFRKVLEDRNSIVTQNFQKRDLDNRYFKYVAVSRKDSKGIVQAGLDVEDILALKI from the coding sequence ATGAATATTAATAGTTTAAATTTAGCAGAGTTAATTATAATACTGGTATTAATGGGATTACTTATAATAAAAAATTGGAGGAGTAAAAAACTTAAAAGTGAATATGATATGGCAGTTCAGAAAATAGTTTCAGGAAATTTTTCATTTGATCTAACAAATGAAAAAGAAATTAATAATAAGTTTATAAAAATAACTAAGAAGCTGTTGTTTTGGGTATATAGTACTTTAAAATCATCAACAGAAATCTCAGAGCAGGTAAAGCATGTAAATAAATCCTGCAGGGAATCTATAAAAACGTCTGAAGAAATAAAAAGCAAGTTTGCTGAATTTGATGAGAAATCTAAATCAACCCTCAGGCATTTGGAGGAATTAAATAAACTATCAATAGAAACTTACAATTCTCAAGAAAAAATATATAATTTATCTAATAATGCGCGTGAAACTGCAAATAATACAGAAAATAATATAAAATCAGGAAGCAATACAGTTGAGATTGCGGTTAATATACTTGAGGATATGAATGTACATATAGAAAATTTAACAAATCATATGGGGAGTTTATCAAGTATAACCAATAGGGTTGATGATATGGCTCAATTAATAAATAAACTTTCTTCTAATATTAATCTGCTGTCATTAAATGCGGCTATTGAGGCAGCAAGAGCTGGAGAGGCAGGAAAGGGCTTTGCGGTTGTAGCCTCTGAAATTGGCAAATTGGCTGATGAAAGTTCTGAATATGCAAAAAATATTAAAAGCAACATATCTGAAATAAATACAAGGACAAATGAGGTGGTTGATGCTATGAGCATATTATCTCAAAAGAGGACAGAAGCTCATGAGTCAACAAATTCAATTAAAAATTATTTTAATGATATTAATAGTGAAATTATGGAAATAACAACATCTATACATACGGTGTCTGGAAAAATTAAAGAAGGATTAGATTTTAATAGAGAGATTAAAACAACTTCAGAGGATGTTTCAAACTTCTTCGAAGAATTCATGGCTGAACTCGATTTAATAAATGAAGATATTAAGTATCAAAATAAGTTAGAAAATGATAATGCTGAAAGCTGCAATAATATGCTAAAATCCATAGAAAACATGCTTAAGTTTACTCAAGAGTTTGAAAATATAATAGCAGATAAACTTGTTAGTAAATGCAGGATGATTTCTGAGAAATTAGTGAAAGGAGATTTAAATAAAAATAATATAAGTAAATATTGTGAAGAAAATGGAATATCAGAAGTTTATATAACCGACGACGATGGGGTAACAATTATGACTAATAATGCTCCAGCCATGGGCTTTAGATTTACAGAGGACGAAACATCTCAATCACATGTATTTAGAAAAGTCCTTGAAGATAGGAATTCTATAGTTACACAAAACTTCCAGAAAAGAGACCTAGATAATAGATATTTTAAGTATGTAGCTGTTTCAAGAAAAGACTCAAAAGGAATAGTGCAGGCAGGCTTAGATGTTGAAGATATATTAGCTTTAAAGATATGA
- a CDS encoding ABC transporter ATP-binding protein gives MNTAINKTELPNSMEENIEIKIENLSMVYQDKNGGEPVTALKNVNLEVKEGEFISLLGPSGCGKTTLLRIIADLLQPSSGKVTVRGQTPRDIRLQKKYGIVFQNPVLYDWRTVRRNVCMPMELLEMPKPKRTERVTEMLDLVGLTNFGKHYPYELSGGMQQRVGIARALAINPEILLMDEPFSALDEFTREKLHEDLLNIWTKTKKTVIFVTHNISEAVFLSDKVVVLSPHPGRVSAVIDIDIPRPRNMESKQTTQFYDYITKIRNSFEGV, from the coding sequence ATGAATACAGCGATAAATAAAACTGAACTTCCAAATTCAATGGAAGAAAATATAGAAATAAAAATAGAAAATTTAAGTATGGTTTACCAAGATAAAAATGGAGGTGAGCCAGTAACAGCACTTAAAAATGTAAATTTAGAAGTTAAGGAAGGCGAATTTATTTCACTTCTTGGACCCTCAGGTTGTGGTAAAACAACTTTACTTAGAATAATAGCTGATCTGCTTCAGCCTTCAAGTGGAAAAGTAACGGTAAGAGGACAAACTCCGAGAGATATAAGATTACAAAAAAAATATGGAATAGTATTTCAAAACCCAGTTTTATATGATTGGAGAACAGTTAGAAGAAATGTATGTATGCCTATGGAACTTTTAGAAATGCCTAAGCCTAAGCGTACAGAAAGAGTTACAGAAATGCTCGATTTAGTTGGACTCACGAATTTTGGAAAACATTATCCTTATGAACTTAGTGGAGGAATGCAGCAAAGAGTTGGGATTGCCAGAGCACTTGCAATTAATCCAGAAATACTTTTAATGGATGAACCATTTTCAGCCTTAGATGAATTTACACGTGAGAAGCTTCATGAGGACTTACTTAATATATGGACAAAAACAAAAAAGACTGTAATATTTGTAACTCACAATATTTCAGAAGCAGTATTTTTATCAGATAAAGTGGTAGTGCTTTCACCACATCCTGGACGTGTTTCAGCAGTAATTGATATTGATATACCAAGACCAAGAAACATGGAATCAAAACAAACAACACAATTTTATGATTATATAACAAAGATTCGAAATAGCTTTGAGGGGGTGTAG
- a CDS encoding ABC transporter permease — protein sequence MIDKKEKYKVNLVWTIGIILVWELIAFFLDKIAKDPMAASKLPYPHEVVISITQNFTELVGAAGLTFSRAVMGFALGTAIGVVLAIIMSLSRVVEKISLPYLIVSQMVPVLGLAPIIFTLVKDMDASRIIIAAYITFFPVSINMLSGLNSVDSEKKELLYSYAAKKKSIYYKLMIPYSLPYLFAGLKIAAPMSITASILIDMLGSSGGIGVKLLYSLYSGTKDVFWASVVTSALMGIISYFIVILAEKICMPWRKQIT from the coding sequence ATGATAGATAAGAAAGAAAAATATAAGGTTAATTTAGTCTGGACTATTGGAATTATTCTAGTTTGGGAATTAATTGCTTTCTTTCTAGACAAAATAGCTAAAGATCCTATGGCAGCATCAAAATTGCCATATCCTCATGAGGTTGTAATATCAATTACTCAAAATTTTACAGAACTTGTGGGAGCAGCTGGATTGACTTTTTCAAGAGCAGTCATGGGTTTTGCTCTTGGAACAGCCATAGGGGTTGTGTTAGCAATAATTATGAGTTTATCAAGGGTTGTTGAAAAAATATCTTTGCCATACCTTATTGTATCGCAAATGGTACCTGTTTTAGGGCTGGCGCCTATTATCTTCACTCTTGTAAAAGATATGGATGCATCAAGAATAATAATTGCAGCCTACATCACGTTTTTTCCAGTATCCATAAATATGTTAAGTGGATTAAACAGTGTTGATAGCGAAAAGAAAGAATTACTATATTCTTACGCAGCAAAGAAAAAGAGCATTTATTACAAACTTATGATTCCATATTCTCTTCCATATTTATTTGCAGGCTTAAAAATAGCAGCACCAATGTCAATTACAGCTTCTATTTTAATAGATATGCTTGGCTCAAGCGGAGGAATTGGAGTAAAGCTTCTTTATTCTTTATATTCAGGAACAAAAGATGTATTTTGGGCTTCAGTGGTGACAAGTGCTCTTATGGGTATTATTAGTTATTTCATTGTTATCTTAGCTGAAAAAATTTGTATGCCTTGGAGAAAACAAATTACATAA
- the preA gene encoding NAD-dependent dihydropyrimidine dehydrogenase subunit PreA — MSSLFNKDISINEYVSGCLLCNEAPCSKACPHMLEADNIIRSLRFENKAGAVNKLPHPLPCETCKGKPCKEACLKGKINEPVPIDKIMKAIAAEPKVKEEDVDLSIDFCGVHTENPFFLSSSVVGSNYEMVAKAFDMGWAGVAFKTIGMFVPKEVSPRFAALTKENLPFIGFKNIEQISDHTLEENIQFLKQLKKDYPTKVIVASIMGQNEEEWTKLARLMTEAGADIIECNFSCPHMTGEGLGSDVGQNPELVALYTKATRKGTHLPILAKMTPNIGNMEIPAMAAMKAGATGIAAINTIKSIMNIDLESFESAPNVEGKSSVGGYSGKAVKPIALRFIHNMKVCEDLKDAPISGMGGIETWVDAAEFLALGCENLQITTSVMQYGYRIIDDLIGGMKLYLSSQGYKSVGEIIGKALPNIVPADELERDGICYPKFDREKCLGCGRCYLSCFDGGHQAIKMDEKTNKPMLIANKCVGCQLCSTVCPVNAISPAKRVIKK, encoded by the coding sequence ATGAGTAGTTTATTTAATAAGGATATTTCTATTAATGAATATGTGTCAGGGTGTCTTTTATGCAATGAAGCACCTTGTAGTAAAGCTTGTCCCCACATGCTTGAGGCGGATAACATTATTCGTTCTTTAAGATTTGAAAACAAGGCTGGGGCAGTGAATAAACTGCCACATCCGCTTCCTTGTGAGACTTGCAAAGGAAAACCATGCAAAGAAGCATGTTTAAAAGGAAAAATTAATGAACCAGTACCAATCGATAAAATTATGAAAGCAATTGCAGCTGAACCTAAAGTAAAAGAGGAAGATGTTGATTTATCTATAGATTTTTGCGGTGTTCATACTGAAAACCCATTTTTCCTTTCTTCATCAGTAGTTGGAAGCAATTATGAGATGGTGGCTAAGGCTTTTGATATGGGATGGGCAGGAGTAGCTTTTAAAACTATCGGTATGTTTGTACCAAAAGAAGTTTCTCCAAGGTTCGCAGCTTTAACTAAGGAAAATTTACCTTTTATAGGTTTTAAAAATATAGAACAGATTTCAGATCATACCTTAGAAGAAAATATTCAGTTTTTAAAACAGTTAAAGAAAGATTATCCAACTAAAGTCATTGTTGCATCAATTATGGGACAGAATGAGGAAGAGTGGACTAAGCTTGCAAGGCTTATGACAGAAGCAGGAGCTGATATCATAGAATGTAATTTCTCGTGTCCACATATGACAGGGGAAGGTTTAGGCTCTGACGTTGGACAAAATCCAGAATTAGTTGCTTTGTATACTAAGGCAACTAGAAAAGGAACTCATTTGCCAATACTTGCAAAGATGACACCTAATATTGGCAACATGGAAATACCAGCAATGGCTGCAATGAAAGCAGGAGCTACAGGAATTGCTGCTATTAATACAATTAAGAGTATTATGAATATAGATCTGGAGAGCTTTGAATCTGCACCAAATGTAGAAGGAAAGTCAAGCGTTGGAGGGTATTCTGGAAAGGCAGTAAAACCAATAGCATTAAGGTTTATTCATAATATGAAGGTCTGTGAGGATTTAAAAGATGCACCTATAAGCGGAATGGGTGGTATTGAAACGTGGGTAGATGCAGCTGAGTTTTTGGCTTTAGGCTGTGAAAATCTACAAATAACTACTTCAGTTATGCAATATGGTTATAGGATTATTGATGATTTGATAGGTGGAATGAAATTATATTTAAGTTCACAAGGTTATAAAAGTGTAGGTGAAATAATTGGGAAAGCCTTACCTAATATCGTTCCAGCAGACGAGCTTGAAAGAGACGGTATATGCTATCCAAAATTTGATAGAGAAAAGTGCTTAGGTTGTGGAAGATGTTATTTATCATGTTTTGATGGAGGGCATCAGGCTATAAAAATGGATGAAAAGACAAACAAACCTATGCTTATAGCAAATAAGTGTGTTGGATGTCAGTTATGTTCTACTGTCTGTCCAGTTAATGCAATCTCACCAGCCAAAAGAGTAATAAAAAAATAA
- a CDS encoding ABC transporter permease subunit — protein sequence MGEKIKNVLWPLGFGILIIAIWELGFIHSALGFKPFQLPIPSQIVKTLQSNFSKAIYDTSVTVSGALVGMALGCIIGFIVALIATQFPKWGYTGLTVISAFNAIPIVALSPIMNRWFTSGFAQKVGVVTVVCMAAMAINAYRGLNDLKPFSKDLLESYAASNKIIFFKLRLPNCLPSIFTALKINVAAAIMAAMISEYFASSTSGIGFGVKDNLRKGMMAMGWSYIVMAAVIGIVLYSIIILVERRAIKWHASQR from the coding sequence ATGGGAGAAAAAATTAAAAATGTTCTATGGCCATTAGGCTTTGGAATTTTAATAATAGCTATTTGGGAATTAGGTTTTATCCATAGTGCCTTGGGTTTTAAGCCTTTTCAACTACCAATACCTTCACAGATAGTAAAAACGCTGCAGAGTAATTTTTCTAAAGCGATATATGATACTTCGGTTACAGTATCAGGAGCATTAGTGGGAATGGCTTTAGGCTGCATAATTGGTTTTATTGTTGCTCTTATAGCTACTCAGTTTCCAAAGTGGGGTTATACAGGACTTACAGTAATATCAGCCTTTAATGCAATTCCAATTGTTGCATTATCGCCTATAATGAATCGCTGGTTTACCAGTGGATTTGCACAAAAGGTTGGAGTCGTAACAGTTGTATGCATGGCTGCAATGGCAATTAATGCCTATCGTGGTTTAAATGACTTAAAACCATTTTCAAAGGATCTGTTAGAATCTTATGCAGCATCCAATAAAATTATATTTTTTAAACTTCGTCTGCCTAATTGTCTTCCAAGTATATTTACAGCATTGAAAATTAATGTTGCCGCAGCAATAATGGCAGCTATGATAAGTGAATATTTTGCTTCATCAACTTCAGGTATTGGCTTTGGAGTAAAAGATAATTTAAGAAAAGGAATGATGGCAATGGGGTGGTCTTACATAGTTATGGCAGCTGTAATTGGTATTGTTCTATACTCAATAATTATACTGGTAGAACGCAGAGCTATAAAATGGCATGCTTCACAAAGATAA
- a CDS encoding iron-containing alcohol dehydrogenase, which yields MAYEFSLPGRTILGDNALEASENVIKTFGKKAFIVSGKNVTKAGTVKILTDCLTKWEIDFEVFNDITGEPTEVMTESGVKAYKAAKCDFLIAIGGGSPLDSGKAIAAMTKLEGEICDYMGKSIEGDFPKMVLIPTTAGTGSEATKFTVITDSKKNIKMLLKGEALLPDLAVIDSKFSLTAPKGVTAATGMDALTHAVEAYTSKKAGPLTDTFALAAIKRIFEYLPLAYLNGQDKKAREEMAIAAYEAGICINNSSVTIVHGMSRPIGANFHVAHGISNAMLIKECLTYVLDGTYERFGNIGRAIGAADETKSDKEAAEAFLEKLTELCDICEIPTLKEYGINKEDFDAVVNKMAQDAIDSGSPSNTIKEVTKEDLLKIYSQLW from the coding sequence ATGGCATATGAATTTAGTTTACCAGGACGTACAATTCTTGGAGATAACGCATTAGAAGCCAGTGAAAATGTGATAAAGACTTTTGGAAAAAAAGCATTTATAGTTTCAGGAAAAAATGTGACTAAAGCGGGGACAGTTAAAATCCTTACAGACTGCTTAACTAAATGGGAAATTGATTTTGAAGTGTTTAATGACATTACAGGTGAACCAACAGAAGTTATGACTGAAAGTGGTGTAAAAGCGTATAAGGCAGCAAAGTGTGATTTCTTAATAGCCATAGGTGGAGGAAGCCCTCTAGATAGTGGTAAAGCAATTGCAGCAATGACAAAATTAGAAGGCGAGATATGTGATTATATGGGAAAGTCAATAGAAGGTGATTTCCCCAAAATGGTGTTAATTCCAACTACAGCAGGCACAGGATCGGAAGCTACAAAATTTACGGTAATCACAGATTCAAAGAAGAATATCAAAATGCTTCTAAAGGGAGAAGCATTGCTACCAGATTTGGCAGTTATTGATTCTAAGTTTTCACTCACAGCACCAAAAGGCGTAACAGCAGCAACTGGAATGGATGCACTTACACATGCAGTAGAAGCATATACTTCTAAAAAAGCAGGCCCATTAACAGATACTTTTGCTTTAGCTGCTATTAAAAGAATTTTTGAGTATTTACCTCTAGCTTATTTAAATGGTCAAGATAAAAAGGCAAGAGAAGAAATGGCTATAGCAGCTTATGAGGCAGGGATATGTATAAATAATTCTTCTGTAACAATAGTTCATGGAATGAGTAGACCTATAGGAGCTAATTTTCATGTAGCTCATGGAATTTCAAACGCTATGCTTATAAAGGAATGTTTAACTTATGTTTTAGATGGAACATATGAACGTTTTGGAAATATAGGAAGAGCAATAGGTGCAGCAGACGAAACAAAAAGTGATAAAGAAGCAGCAGAAGCTTTTTTAGAAAAACTTACAGAACTATGTGATATATGCGAAATTCCTACTTTAAAGGAATATGGAATTAATAAAGAAGATTTTGATGCAGTAGTAAATAAAATGGCCCAAGATGCCATTGACAGTGGAAGTCCATCTAATACAATAAAAGAGGTTACAAAAGAGGATTTATTAAAAATATATAGTCAGCTATGGTAG
- the hydA gene encoding dihydropyrimidinase: MDLIIKNGTIVTPSESYIADIGVNNGKIVAIGTGFSEEGAKVVDAKGKLVLPGAIDAHTHLAMPFGGTVSADNYLAGTRAAACGGVTTVFDYPMQRKGSGIIETIESRKDICDAEACVDYAFHCCITDLNGGAILDEFEAAVNYGITSFKCFLVYKKEGMMVDDGTLVKILLKAKETGAITNIHAENPDVIDLNIEKFLKEGKTSAWYHYLSRPEFVEAEADKRAIHWAKSVEAPLYIVHMADKEGLEAAIAAKNDGHEIYIETCPQYLEFTCDVYKREDGRNFVCSPPMKGHESQDALWKAIESGAIDTVATDHCPFQSYEKDWGKDDFTKIPNGCAGVENLYPYMLSAANEGKITFNRAVELCSFNPAKIFGCADKGSLAVGKDADIVIYDPNKDFTISVDNMHSDYDHTIWEGKKLHGYPVKTFVRGNLVYDDGNFVGKPGFGQFVKRVGRK; this comes from the coding sequence ATGGATTTAATTATTAAAAATGGGACTATTGTAACACCATCAGAGTCTTATATAGCTGATATAGGTGTAAATAATGGAAAAATAGTAGCAATAGGAACTGGTTTTTCTGAAGAAGGTGCTAAGGTAGTAGATGCAAAGGGAAAGTTAGTATTACCAGGTGCCATTGATGCTCATACACATTTAGCAATGCCATTTGGAGGAACAGTTTCAGCAGATAATTATCTTGCAGGAACAAGAGCAGCAGCTTGTGGTGGTGTTACAACAGTTTTTGATTATCCAATGCAAAGAAAAGGAAGTGGGATAATTGAAACCATTGAGTCAAGAAAAGATATCTGTGATGCTGAAGCCTGCGTAGACTATGCATTTCACTGCTGTATAACAGACTTAAATGGCGGCGCTATTTTAGATGAATTTGAAGCTGCTGTTAATTATGGAATTACAAGCTTTAAATGCTTCTTAGTATATAAGAAGGAAGGCATGATGGTAGACGATGGGACTTTGGTCAAAATATTATTAAAAGCAAAAGAAACAGGTGCTATTACTAATATTCATGCAGAGAATCCAGATGTAATTGACTTGAATATTGAAAAATTCTTAAAAGAGGGCAAGACTTCAGCCTGGTATCACTATTTAAGCAGACCAGAATTTGTAGAAGCAGAAGCTGACAAGAGGGCAATTCACTGGGCTAAATCGGTGGAAGCACCATTATATATAGTTCATATGGCAGACAAAGAAGGCTTGGAAGCAGCTATAGCTGCAAAAAATGATGGTCATGAGATTTATATAGAAACATGTCCGCAGTATTTGGAATTTACCTGTGATGTATATAAGAGAGAAGATGGAAGAAACTTTGTATGCTCACCTCCAATGAAAGGTCATGAGAGCCAGGATGCACTTTGGAAGGCAATTGAATCAGGTGCTATAGATACTGTAGCTACAGATCACTGTCCATTCCAAAGCTATGAAAAAGACTGGGGAAAAGATGATTTCACAAAGATCCCTAATGGTTGTGCAGGGGTAGAAAACTTATATCCTTATATGCTTTCAGCAGCAAATGAAGGGAAAATAACTTTTAATCGTGCAGTTGAATTGTGTTCGTTTAATCCAGCTAAAATATTTGGCTGTGCAGATAAAGGATCTTTAGCAGTTGGAAAGGATGCAGATATTGTAATTTATGATCCAAATAAAGATTTCACAATTTCAGTAGATAACATGCATTCAGATTATGATCACACTATTTGGGAAGGAAAGAAACTTCACGGATATCCAGTAAAGACCTTTGTACGTGGAAATTTAGTATATGATGATGGAAACTTTGTTGGAAAGCCAGGGTTTGGACAATTTGTAAAGAGAGTAGGACGTAAATAG